The following proteins come from a genomic window of Aspergillus luchuensis IFO 4308 DNA, chromosome 3, nearly complete sequence:
- the GUK1 gene encoding guanylate kinase (COG:F;~EggNog:ENOG410PHNN;~InterPro:IPR027417,IPR008145,IPR008144,IPR020590, IPR017665;~PFAM:PF00625;~go_function: GO:0004385 - guanylate kinase activity [Evidence IEA];~go_process: GO:0006163 - purine nucleotide metabolic process [Evidence IEA]) — protein sequence MHYCLLRPRVLSYSKIIRTPSAVRSPVLTMATSAVHKFRPVVVSGPSGTGKSTLLKRLFAEIPDRFGFSISHTTRAPRPGEQDGREYYFTTKEDFLDLVSKNGFIEHAQFGGNYYGTSVQAVKNIAEQGRICILDIEMEGVKQVKRTDLNARFLFLAPPSVEELEKRLRGRGTETEESLTKRLAQAKNELEYAKEPGAHDKVVVNDDLEKAYTELRDWIVDGGNFGAPQ from the exons ATGCATTATTGCCTGTTGAGGCCCCGTGTTCTTTCCTATTCGAAGATTATTCGTACGCCTTCAGCAGTCCGCTCCCCAGTGCTGACAATGGCTACCAGTGCTG TGCACAAGTTCCgtccggtggtggtgtccgGTCCCTCAGGTACAGGAAAATCGACTCTGCTGAAGCGACTGTTCGCGGAGATTCCTGATCGCTTCGGTTTTTCCATCTCGC ATACCACTCGTGCACCTAGACCGGGTGAGCAGGATGGCCGCGAATACTATTTTACGACAAAGGAGGACTTCTTAGATCTTGTGAGCAAGAACGGCTTCATCGAGCATGCGCAATTCGGCGGAAACTACTACGGCACTAGTGTGCAAGCGGTCAAGAACATTGCGGAACAGGGCCGTATCTGTATCCTTGATATCGAGATGGAG GGAGTCAAGCAGGTGAAGCGTACCGATCTCAACGCccgtttccttttcctggCGCCCCCctcggtggaggagctggagaagagatTGCGCGGAAGAGGCACGGAGACTGAGGAGAGCCTGACCAAGCGTCTCGCACAAGCCAAGAACGAGCTCGAATATGCCAAGGAGCCGGGGGCTCACGACAAGGTCGTCGTTAATGACGATTTGGAGAAGGCATATACGGAGTTGAGAGATTGGATCGTTGATGGTGGAAACTTCGGTGCGCCGCAATAG
- a CDS encoding mitochondrial 54S ribosomal protein bL32m (COG:J;~EggNog:ENOG410PRG1;~InterPro:IPR011332,IPR002677;~PFAM:PF01783;~TransMembrane:1 (n10-22c27/28o43-64i);~go_component: GO:0015934 - large ribosomal subunit [Evidence IEA];~go_function: GO:0003735 - structural constituent of ribosome [Evidence IEA];~go_process: GO:0006412 - translation [Evidence IEA]): protein MSAPMLSRRLLLTETVSSAAAVGRLSRFAINASAWSPNWLKPAAISLSIPGIMEGLWDSVLRAVPKKKTSHMKKRHRQMAGKALKDVKSLSTCSGCGQVKRSHVLCPHCVESRCKISAIPFPSSHAQRLIVICSLGIKKQWKQTQAA from the coding sequence ATGTCCGCCCCCATGCTCTCGCGACGCCTCCTGCTCACGGAAACCGtgtcctccgccgccgccgtagGACGGTTGTCTCGTTTCGCTATCAATGCCTCCGCCTGGTCTCCCAACTGGCTTAAGCCCGCCGCTATTTCCTTGAGTATTCCCGGAATCATGGAGGGTCTTTGGGACTCTGTTCTCCGCGCCGtccccaagaagaagacttcTCACATGAAGAAGCGTCATCGACAAATGGCTGGCAAGGCTTTGAAGGACGTCAAGAGTCTCAGCACATGCTCCGGATGTGGCCAGGTGAAGCGCTCGCACGTCCTGTGCCCCCACTGCGTCGAAAGTAGGTGCAAAATCTCTGCGATCCCGTTTCCATCAAGCCACGCTCAGCGACTGATTGTGATTTGTTCTTTAGGTATCAAGAAGCAGTGGAAGCAAACTCAGGCGGCTTAG
- a CDS encoding uncharacterized protein (COG:S;~EggNog:ENOG410PRPQ), with product MAGTAKPPSSAEVQNALARARDSESGPDAATMAILDGSVKGLWERIKAEPEYVLNQKEFALFNYFILRYKKEPACKRAVEQFWNHYRADEATNGSKS from the coding sequence ATGGCTGGAACAGCAAAACCTCCATCCTCTGCCGAAGTGCAAAATGCCTTAGCCCGCGCCAGAGACTCGGAGTCTGGTCCTGACGCTGCTACGATGGCTATACTCGATGGTTCCGTCAAGGGTCTATGGGAACGTATCAAGGCTGAGCCGGAATACGTGCTCAATCAAAAAGAATTCGCCTTGTTCAACTACTTCATATTACGCTATAAAAAGGAGCCTGCGTGTAAAAGAGCCGTGGAGCAGTTTTGGAACCATTATCGCGCAGACGAGGCCACCAACGGAAGCAAGAGTTAG
- a CDS encoding putative Golgi matrix protein (BUSCO:EOG09263CUQ;~COG:U;~EggNog:ENOG410PH5H;~InterPro:IPR019459,IPR000237;~PFAM:PF10375), with protein MNSYAKIYEEVHARSCSIWHDILCSGRSLAAYPVRRRGGGSAYLSESCGRRKQQSPCASDVDSYGPYLITTRKPVRRSDHRSSPRTKRLPPRKSEEEKCPKVRLLIAPPYVSPNFRRSFVLTIDHCQPGAKQKNKKKNKGAAKPKELDERPENSSNKESHETSEAMQHTGDTNTEKNVENTDDEIAGNENGIGSTIGSTKEATGDPESSVAHDTAEPEEDANKSGGPDIQQSNERLEALVRDRDTLRAEVTDMRKSLEEIQTKHHADMEALQERLDDAESKKEHAETQFQKLLERVNTIKSQLGERLREDAEEIAQARSRIEELEEQNSTLQEETQHKSTELEQLSQANSEMSKELSTLRDRTSLSQQNWLKEKEELLEQENYLQSEFEQAKEAMHNWEVLAMEERSVRESLGEKVVDLEEQLATVKDAYEKTAAERDSQLATVDGLQRALQEIQTARKKELRELVESSDAQLEELKQALQGAEEKASKADKALQDAQTELERVRPFEKEVKEKNLLIGKLRHEAVTLNDHLTKALRFLKKGKPEDNVDRHIVTNHLLHFLALDRSDPKKFQILQLIAALLGWSDEQREQAGLARPGASSTSSKLRVPSTPVHRSPSSQTLATEFLDNGNSNKESLAELWSNFLEQESQSAEHLPPKP; from the exons ATGAATTCATATGCTAAAATATACGAAGAAGTCCACGCGAGAAGCTGCTCGATATGGCATGATATACTTTGTAGTGGTCGAAGTCTTGCGGCCTATCCCGTAAGGCGCCGTGGAGGTGGTTCTGCGTACCTAAGCGAGAGCTGCGGACGGCGGAAGCAGCAATCTCCCTGCGCTAGCGATGTTGACAGCTATGGCCCCTACCTCATAACGACACGCAAGCCCGTCCGGCGCAGTGACCATCGCAGCAGCCCTAGAACGAAACGCCTTCCTCCTAGGAagtcggaagaagaaaaatgcCCGAAGGTCCGTTTGTTGATCGCGCCTCCCTACGTTTCTCCTAATTTCCGGCGTTCCTTCGTGCTCACGATTGACCATTGTCAACCAGGCGCAAaacagaagaacaagaagaagaacaagggggCCGCTAAGCCCAAGGAATTAGACGAACGCCCAGAAAATAGTTCTAATAAGGAATCACATGAGACGTCGGAGGCCATGCAACACACT GGTGATACGAACACGGAGAAGAACGTCGAAAATACAGATGACGAAATTGCCGGAAATGAGAATGGGATTGGATCAACTATCGGCTCGACAAAGGAGGCTACGGGGGACCCGGAGTCCTCCGTCGCTCACGATACGGCTGAACCCGAGGAGGACGCGAATAAGTCTGGCGGCCCTGATATTCAACAATCGAACGAACGGCTCGAGGCCCTTGTGAGAGATCGTGATACGTTGCGCGCAGAGGTGACCGATATGCGGAAGTCGTTGGAGGAAATCCAAACCAAACACCATGCAGACATGGAAGCTCTGCAAGAGAGACTAGATGACGCTGAGAGCAAGAAGGAGCATGCGGAAACGCAGTTCCAGAAACTCTTGGAAAGGGTGAATACGATTAAATCCCAGCTTGGAGAGAGACTCCGGGAAGACGCA GAAGAAATTGCGCAAGCGAGATCGAGAAtcgaagagctggaagagcagaACTCGACCTTACAGGAGGAAACCCAACACAAGTCTACTGAATTAGAGCAACTATCGCAAGCAAACAGCGAGATGTCGAAAGAGCTTTCAACATTGCGGGACCGCACAAGTCTATCACAACAAAATTGGCttaaggagaaagaagaattgCTTGAACAGGAAAATTACCTACAATCCGAGTTTGAGCAGGCTAAGGAGGCCATGCATAACTGGGAAGTGCTGGCAATGGAGGAGCGGTCAGTCAGAGAAAGCTTGGGCGAGAAAGTTGTAGATCTAGAGGAACAGCTTGCTACCGTGAAGGATGCTTACGAGAAGACTGCTGCCGAACGTGATTCCCAATTGGCCACTGTGGATGGGCTGCAGCGTGCGCTACAAGAGATCCAGACAG CACGTAAAAAGGAACTCCGTGAGCTTGTGGAAAGCTCCGATGCTCAGCTAGAAGAGTTGAAGCAGGCGCTTCAAGGCGCAGAGGAGAAAGCCTCGAAGGCCGACAAGGCTCTTCAGGATGCCCAAACAGAGCTTGAGCGGGTACGGCCGTTTGAGAAAGAGGTCAAGGAAAAGAACCTCTTGATTGGGAAGCTCCGACATGAAGCAGTAACGCTGAACGACCACCTGACAAAGGCCCTGCGGTTCCTCAAGAAAGGCAAGCCAGAGGACAATGTTGACCG TCATATTGTCACGAACCACTTGTTGCATTTCCTTGCTCTCGACCGGTCAGATCCCAAAAAGTTCCAGATCCTGCAGCTTATTGCCGCCCTCCTAGGCTGGTCTGATG AGCAACGTGAGCAGGCAGGTCTGGCGCGTCCAGGGGCGTCTAGCACGTCTAGCAAACTGAGGGTGCCGAGCACTCCCGTCCACCGCTCGCCGAGCAGCCAGACTTTGGCAACGGAATTCCTGGATAATGGGAACTCCAACAAAGAGTCGCTAGCGGAGCTGTGGTCCAATTTCTTGGAGCAGGAGTCGCAGAGTGCCGAGCACTTACCACCAAAGCCGTGA
- the aspD gene encoding septin aspD (COG:D,T,Z;~EggNog:ENOG410Q7XG;~InterPro:IPR030379,IPR027417,IPR016491;~PFAM:PF00735,PF01926;~go_function: GO:0005525 - GTP binding [Evidence IEA]) has product MAAAANSSSTNPATVFPRSHVGFDSITSQIERKLLKRGFQFNVMCVGQTGLGKSTLINTIFASHLIDSKGRMTPNEPVRSTTEIQTVSHIIEENGVRLRLNIVDTPGYGDQVNNDRCWDPIVKYIKDQHSAYLRKELTAQRDRYIQDTRIHCCLFFIQPSGHALKPIDIVVLKKLSDVVNVVPVIAKADSLTLEERQAFKERIKEEFAFHNLKMYPYDNDELDDEERAVNVQIKDIIPFAVVGSERTIVVNGQQVRGRQNRWGVINVEDENHCEFVYLRNFLTRTHLQDLIETTSQIHYETFRAKQLLALKESSAAGSHPGSSRPISPSADRELSRNSQRMTMNGY; this is encoded by the exons ATGGCAGCCGCAGCCAATTCGTCTTCCACCAATCCCGCGACGGTCTTCCCTCGCAGCCACGTCGGTTTCGACAGCATCACCTCCCAGATCGAGCGCAAGCTGTTGAAACGTGGATTCCAATTCAATGTCATGTGCGTTG GCCAGACGGGTCTGGGCAAGTCCACTTTGATCAACACCATCTTTGCTTCGCACCTTATCGACTCCAAGGGTCGCATGACCCCCAACGAACCTGTCCGCTCGACCACCGAAATCCAGACCGTTTCGCATA TCATTGAGGAGAACGGCGTGCGTCTGCGTCTCAACATCGTTGACACTCCTGGATACGGTGACCAGGTCAACAACGACAGATG CTGGGATCCCATCGTGAAATACATCAAGGATCAGCACTCCGCATACCTCCGCAAGGAGCTTACCGCTCAGCGTGACCGGTACATCCAGGATACCCGTATTCACTGCTGTCTGTTCTTCATCCAGCCTTCCGGCCATGC TCTCAAGCCCATTGATATCGTTGTGCTCAAGAAGCTGTCGGACGTTGTCAACGTTGTTCCCGTCATCGCCAAGGCCGACTCCCTTACCCTCGAAGAGCGTCAGGCATTCAAGGAGAGAATCAAGGAAGAGTTTGCCTTCCACAACTTGAAGATGTACCCCTACGACAATGACGaacttgatgatgaagagcgtGCCGTCAACGTTCAGATCAAG GACATCATTCCTTTTGCTGTTGTGGGTAGCGAACGCACCATCGTCGTCAATGGCCAGCAGGTTCGCGGACGTCAAAACCGCTGGGGTGTTATCAatgtggaggatgagaaccACTGTGAATTCGTCTACCTGAGGAACTTCCTCACTCGCACTCATCTGCAGGACCTTATCGAGACGACCAGCCAGATCCACTATGAGACCTTCCGTGCCAAGCAGCTGCTAGCACTGAAGGAAAGCAGTGCCGCTGGGAGCCACCCCGGTAGCAGCCGTCCCATCAGTCCTTCGGCGGACAGAGAGCTCAGCCGCAACTCGCAACGCATGACTATGAACGGTTATTAA
- a CDS encoding uncharacterized protein (COG:Q;~EggNog:ENOG410PKYU;~InterPro:IPR001128,IPR002401,IPR036396;~PFAM:PF00067;~go_function: GO:0005506 - iron ion binding [Evidence IEA];~go_function: GO:0016705 - oxidoreductase activity, acting on paired donors, with incorporation or reduction of molecular oxygen [Evidence IEA];~go_function: GO:0020037 - heme binding [Evidence IEA];~go_process: GO:0055114 - oxidation-reduction process [Evidence IEA]) codes for MAIAAVLSFLQQSILESPLQSLAATAFIVPIVYIIINEFIRASARVPGLKGPRGLPLIGNLAQIRKNAAEQYRIWSKTHGPVYQIQLGNIPVVVVNSAAAAKVLFGHNAQALSSRPEFYTFHKIVSNTAGTTIGTSPYSESLKRRRKGAASALNRPSVESYISHLDVESRSFVDELYRYGNGGEKPVDPMPMIQRLSLSLSLTLNWGVRVASQEEDLFAEITHVEEEISKFRSTTGNLQDYIPLLRLNPFNSNSKVAKEMRDRRDRYLTALNRDLDDRMEKGIHKPCIQANVILDKEAKLNSEELISISLTMLSGGLDTVTTLVAWSIGLLSQRPDIQEKAANAIQDMYGHDQPLCDPMDDQKCAYVAALVRECLRYFTVLRLALPRTSIRDVVYNGIVIPKGTVFFLNSWACNMDPEVWSDPEEFRPERWLEQPDAPLFTYGMGYRMCAGSLLANRELYLVFMRTLNGFRIEPLSETDWHPVRGNSDPTSLVAIPKKYKVRFVPRDEKALATALGR; via the exons ATGGCCATCGCCGCAGTTCTTTCATTCCTACAGCAAAGCATTCTCGAATCTCCGTTGCAGTCATTGGCCGCAACCGCCTTCATTGTCCCAATAGTCTATATTATCATCAACGAATTTATTCGAGCTTCCGCCCGAGTACCTGGTCTCAAAGGCCCCCGTGGTCTTCCTCTGATCGGAAACCTTGCTCAAATCCGAAAAAATGCCGCCGAACAATATCGCATATGGTCTAAAACGCACGGGCCCGTTTATCAAATCCAGCTGGGAAATATCCCAGTTGTTGTCGTGAattcggcggcggcggcaaaggTTCTTTTTGGACACAATGCACAAGCTCTGAGTTCAAGACCGGAATTCTATACTTTCCACAAG ATTGTATCAAATACTGCTGGCACGACAATCGGGACTTCCCCATATAGTGAGTCACTTAAGAGACGCAGAAAAGGTGCCGCTTCAGCCCTCAATCGTCCTTCTGTAGAATCATACATCTCGCACCTAGATGTCGAGTCCAGATCTTTCGTGGATGAGCTCTACAGGTATGGCAATGGTGGCGAAAAACCAGTGGATCCTATGCCAATGATCCAGCGTCTAAGCTTGAGTTTGTCCTTGACTCTCAATTGGGGCGTACGTGTGGCctctcaagaagaagacctaTTTGCCGAGATCACCCacgtcgaggaagagatcaGCAAGTTCAGAAGCACCACTGGCAACCTACAGGACTACATTCCTCTTTTACGACTGAACCCCTTCAATAGCAACTCAAAAGTTGCCAAAGAAATGAGGGATCGACGTGATCGGTATCTCACCGCTCTAAACCGAGACTTGGATGACCGCATGGAGAAAGGCATTCATAAACCATGCATCCAGGCAAACGTTATTCTCGACAAAGAGGCAAAACTGAACTCCGAAGAGCTCATATCAATCAGCTTGACCATGCTTTCTGGAGGTCTCGACACAGTCACGACCCTTGTGGCTTGGAGTATTGGCCTTCTTTCCCAGCGGCCTGATATCCAGGAGAAGGCCGCAAACGCGATACAAGATATGTATGGGCATGACCAGCCCTTGTGCGACCCCATGGATGATCAGAAATGTGCCTACGTTGCAGCCCTGGTTAGAGAATGCCTAAG GTATTTTACAGTCCTTCGTCTGGCGCTTCCCCGGACTTCGATTAGAGACGTGGTGTACAATGGAATAGTGATCCCTAAGGGCACAGTATTCTTCTTGAACTCCTGGGCCTGCAACATGG ACCCCGAAGTCTGGAGCGACCCCGAGGAGTTCCGGCCAGAAAGATGGCTCGAGCAACCAGACGCTCCTCTTTTCACCTATGGCATGGGCTATCGCATGTGCGCTGGCTCACTACTCGCGAACCGTGAACTTTATCTTGTCTTCATGCGCACACTAAATGGTTTCCGAATCGAGCCACTTAGTGAGACTGACTGGCATCCTGTTCGGGGCAATTCAGACCCTACAAGTCTCGTGGCAATCCCCAAAAAGTATAAGGTTCGATTCGTTCCAAGAGATGAGAAAGCACTCGCTACAGCACTGGGCCGGTAA
- the GUT2 gene encoding glycerol-3-phosphate dehydrogenase GUT2 (COG:C;~EggNog:ENOG410PGEG;~InterPro:IPR031656,IPR036188,IPR006076,IPR000447, IPR038299;~PFAM:PF01266,PF16901;~TransMembrane:1 (i12-31o);~go_component: GO:0009331 - glycerol-3-phosphate dehydrogenase complex [Evidence IEA];~go_function: GO:0004368 - glycerol-3-phosphate dehydrogenase (quinone) activity [Evidence IEA];~go_function: GO:0016491 - oxidoreductase activity [Evidence IEA];~go_process: GO:0006072 - glycerol-3-phosphate metabolic process [Evidence IEA];~go_process: GO:0055114 - oxidation-reduction process [Evidence IEA]) has protein sequence MASRQSRRILRPLLYTSLAAATGAGVLYISYRPRNIPGSEAPAVPPPGYHEGKLVPPSFPNIKSRLEQIQDLKRSSGGDNSEEYDLLVIGGGATGSGIALDAATRGLKVAIVERDDFSAGTSSKSTKLVHGGVRYLEKAVWELDYNQYKLVKEALRERKYFLNTAPHLSSWLPIMVPLQKWWQAPYFWAGTKFYDYLAGSEGIESSYFLTKSKAIDAFPMLRKDNLFGAMVYYDGAHNDSRMNVSLAMTAALYGATVVNHMQVTGLEKDSSGKLNGARVKDLIPGRDGQEAEEFTIKAKGIINATGPFTDSIRNMDEPGIKEIVAPSSGVHVILPGYYSPSNMGLIDPSTSDGRVIFFLPWQGNTIAGTTDQPTEITPQPQPSEKDINWIISEVRNYLAPDINIERSDVLAAWAGIRPLVRDPKVKSSEALVRNHLITVSPSGLLTCAGGKWTTYRQMAEEAVDEAINVFGLKPRGVTGAPDISGVGGSGLVSDGAVLDGSCQTHQVRLIGAHGFSKTLFINLIQHFGLEVDVAKHLTESYGDRAWQVAALSSPTNARFPVRGQRISRLYPFVDGEIRYAVRHEYAQTATDVIARRTRLAFLNAEAALEALPNIIDLMGEELKWDKNRKESEWKESVQFLSSMGLPKAFLSMTREDVEGGRVKDLDIAQRKAFARSDPPADVLNSDIPSSDSNKLIHPESPANK, from the exons ATGGCCTCCCGCCAGTCTCGTAGGATTCTGCGACCTCTGCTCTATACATCGCTGGCGGCTGCCACAGGAGCCGGAGTTCTCTACATCTCCTATCGTCCCCGCAATATCCCTGGTTCAGAAGCCCCCGCGGTTCCGCCGCCGGGCTATCATGAAGGCAAGCTCGTGCCTCCGAGCTTTCCCAATATCAAATCCCGCCTCGAGCAAATCCAAGACTTAAAGCGCTCTTCCGGTGGAGACAACTCCGAAGAGTATGATCTGCTTGTCATTGGCGGTGGTGCCACTGGATCGGGAATTGCCCTTGATGCTGCCACACGAGGGTTGAAGGTTGCCATTGTTGAGCGGGACGACTTCAGCGCTGGAACAAGCAGCAAGAGCACAAAACTCGTTCACGGTGGTGTTCGTTACCTGGAAAAGGCTGTTTGGGAGTTGGATTACAACCA GTACAAGCTAGTCAAGGAGGCTCTGAGGGAGCGAAAGTATTTTTTGAACACAGCCCCTCATCTGTCTAGCTGGCTTCCTATCATGGTCCCGCTACAGAAATGGTGGCAGGCGCCCTATTTCTGGGCGGGAACAAAGTTCTATGACTACTTGGCTGGGTCTGAAGGCATCGAAAGCTCCTACTTCCTCACCAAGAGCAAGGCCATCGATGCCTTCCCTATGTTAAGAAAGGACAACCTGTTTGGAGCCATGGTATACTATG ATGGTGCCCACAACGACTCTCGAATGAATGTTTCGCTGGCGATGACAGCTGCGTTGTACGGAGCCACTGTTGTCAATCACATGCAAGTTACTGGCCTGGAAAAGGACTCCTCTGGAAAGCTAAACGGCGCTCGTGTCAAGGATCTTATCCCCGGAAGAGATGGACaagaggcggaggagttcACGATCAAGGCAAAAGGTATCATAAACGCAACTGGCCCCTTTACCGACTCGATCAGAAATATGGATGAACCCGGCATCAAGGAGATCGTAGCCCCTAGCTCAGGTGTTCATGTGATCTTACCTGGCTATTACAGCCCTTCAAATATGGGCCTTATTGACCCATCCACGTCGGACGGCCGTGtgattttcttccttccctggCAAGGGAACACCATTGCTGGTACAACGGATCAGCCGACCGAGATCactcctcagcctcagccttcTGAGAAGGATATCAATTGGATCATCTCCGAAGTCCGCAATTACTTGGCTCCAGACATTAATATTGAGCGGAGTGATGTCCTTGCTGCCTGGGCTGGAATTCGTCCGTTGGTGCGTGACCCTAAGGTAAAGAGTTCCGAGGCTCTGGTCCGCAACCATCTCATTACTGTCTCCCCCTCCGGACTCCTGACCTGTGCTGGTGGCAAGTGGACCACTTACCGGCAGATGGCTGAAGAGGCGGTGGATGAGGCCATCAATGTATTCGGCCTGAAGCCTCGCGGTGTCACCGGCGCTCCGGATATCAGTGGTGTTGGCGGCAGTGGCTTGGTCTCCGACGGTGCTGTCCTTGACGGATCTTGCCAAACCCACCAGGTCCGCTTGATTGGTGCCCACGGCTTCTCCAAAACCCTTttcatcaacctcatccaGCATTTCGGACTCGAGGTGGATGTGGCTAAGCATCTAACGGAATCATATGGTGACCGAGCCTGGCAGGTTGCGGCCTTGTCTTCCCCCACAAATGCTCGCTTCCCTGTCCGCGGCCAACGCATCTCCAGGCTATACCCCTTCGTTGATGGTGAAATCAGGTATGCTGTGCGCCACGAATATGCACAGACTGCCACCGATGTCATTGCTCGCAGAACCCGGCTGGCATTTTTGAACGCCGAAGCAGCCCTCGAAGCCCTTCCTAACATCATCGATCTCATGGGTGAGGAGCTTAAGTGGGATAAGAACCGGAAAGAATCTGAATGGAAGGAAAGCGTCCAGTTTCTATCTTCTATGGGTCTGCCAAAGGCTTTCCTGAGCATGACGCGAGAGGATGTCGAGGGGGGTAGAGTAAAGGATCTGGATATCGCACAAAGAAAGGCCTTTGCTCGGTCCG ATCCCCCAGCGGATGTGCTCAATAGTGACATTCCCTCGTCAGATTCCAACAAGCTGATACACCCCGAGTCCCCGGCAAACAAATAG
- a CDS encoding putative DUF814 domain protein (BUSCO:EOG09264XYD;~COG:S;~EggNog:ENOG410PFVC;~InterPro:IPR008532,IPR039730;~PFAM:PF05670), producing the protein MVYYYTSKVVDPSAFIYVGKDKFENEDLITHGLEKDVCVLTLASGCLPCRFHVDNLSSAHVYLRLREGETWDNIPQQLLEDCAQLTKANSIEGNKKDNITVIYTPWSNLMKDGSMATGQVSFHNPKMVRKVLVRQRENPIVNRLNKTRIEKFPDLKAEKDEYLKKKQKEERKVREEQRSREKQERREREQLKWQKDHAYDDLMSEENVQASNNQDRDPDFLDDFM; encoded by the exons ATGGTATACTATTACACGTCAAAGGTCGTTGACCCCTCGGCTTTCATCTACGTTGGGAAAGATAAATTTGAGA ATGAGGACCTTATAACACAcgggttggagaaggacgTCTG CGTGCTGACGCTTGCATCTGGGTGTTTACCTTGTAGG TTCCACGTCGATAACTTATCCAGTGCCCACGTATATCTCCGCCTCCGGGAAGGTGAAACATGGGACAACATCCcgcagcagctgctggaagattGTGCACAGCTTACCAAAGCGAATTCGATCGAAG GCAACAAGAAGGACAATATAACTGTGATCTATACGCCATGGTCGAATCTTATGAAGGATGGATCTATGGCGACCGGCCAGGTTTCTTTCCACAATCCTAAAATGGTCCGCAAGGTCCTTGTCCGACAACGGGAAAACCCAATTGTCAACCGATTGAACAAGACGCGTATTGAAAAGTTCCCTGATCTCAaggcggagaaggatgaatatctaaagaagaagcagaaagaagaacgTAAGGTAAGAGAGGAGCAACGATCGAGGGAAAAGCAGGAACGGAGGGAACGAGAACAGTTGAAGTGGCAGAAAGATCATGCCTATGATGACCTGATGAGCGAGGAGAACGTTCAGGCGAGCAACAATCAGGACCGAGATCCCGATTTCCTCGATGACTTTATGTGA
- a CDS encoding uncharacterized protein (COG:S;~EggNog:ENOG410Q0T0;~InterPro:IPR024368;~PFAM:PF12855) codes for MATEWSLDFCLACDRQTLGEPYCSQACRLAELDAVSKEATAPHAIVCPQPTRAPSQAGRSVTGSLATMGTAPAGSPGSQYPKRVLSPSSSQTSLSSVKSSSSRSFVVASQFKNELRDYACSFDHVRDLKRRFAS; via the coding sequence ATGGCAACTGAATGGTCGCTTGACTTCTGCCTTGCTTGTGACCGTCAGACCCTAGGGGAACCATATTGCTCCCAAGCCTGCAGGCTGGCTGAGCTGGACGCCGTCTCGAAGGAGGCAACAGCACCTCATGCGATCGTGTGTCCACAACCAACTAGGGCCCCCAGCCAAGCTGGGCGTTCTGTGACCGGATCCCTCGCAACAATGGGAACGGCGCCAGCGGGATCACCTGGTTCCCAATACCCCAAAAGGGTACTatcgccatcttcttcgcagACATCACTGTCGTCGGTCAAGAGCAGCTCATCACGGTCCTTCGTGGTAGCAAGTCAATTCAAAAACGAGTTACGGGATTATGCATGCAGCTTCGACCACGTCCGTGACTTGAAAAGACGTTTCGCATCTTAG